The sequence below is a genomic window from Serratia nevei.
CACCTTACCCAATCGGCCATCAGCCAGCAGATCCGCAGCCTCGAAGCGTTTCTGGAGCAGCCGCTGTTCTTCCGCACCGGCCGCAGCGTGGCGCTGACCGACGCCGGCCACGATCTGTTCAGCACCGCGCAGGTGATGCTGCAACAGCTGGCGGTCGGCATTCGCCGTTTGGATCAGTACCGCAAACCCAATCAGCTGATCGTCAACACCACTCCGGCTTTCGCCCGGCACTGGCTGATGCCGCGGCTGGGCGACTTCAATCGGCAGCATCCGCAGGTCGACCTGTGGCTGTTCACCAGCTTTGAACCGCCGAATATGGCGACGGACAGTATCGATCTGGCGATCCGCGACGATCTCAGCGCGCAGGCGGACTGCAGCTTTAACGTGCTCTGCAGCGACCGGCTCTATCCCGCCTGCCACCCCAGCCTGCTGGCGCTGGCGGCGGAGCAGCGCGTGACCCTGCACGGCGAACGGGAGATGGACTGGAGCCACTGGACGGTGGCGGGCGGTGCGCACGTCGGCCAGCGCGATAGCGGGCTGAACTTCTCCGATCCCGGTCTGCTGCTGGACGCCGCCTGCAATGGCCTCGGCATCGCGTTGGTCAGCCAACTGCTGGCGCAGCACGCGCGCGACGCCGGGCTGCTGCAACCGTTAACCGAGCAACGCGTGCGCGGTGCCAACTGGGCGTGGCTGCTGCACCGCGACAGCGAACACAACCCGCTCGCCCGGCACTTCTGCCAATGGCTGCAGTCGGCGTTGCCCGCCGGCGCATAACGCGCCACGTCACGATTCGCTACTCTGGTCAGGCGGCCCCGCCTGACCGCTGCTACCTTCAATAAAGCGCCGCAACAGCCCGAAGAAAACGCGCTAACCTGCTGTTTCAAAATAATTAGTTGAATTCACCTGATAACTGAAAATCGCTAAAAGGATCTTCTATGTCTGCCGGTTTATTGAAAACGATAGCTCTGAGCGTGGCCCTGGCCTGCACCGTTCCTACCGCCTTTGCCGCCGATCTGACCGCCGGCGCGGTCGCCGCCCCGGATCAGTATGGCGCAAAAGTCGCCGCGCACATTCTGCAGGCCGGCGGCAACGCGGTCGATGCGGCGGTCGCCACCGCCTTTACCCTGGCGGTCACCTACCCTGAAGCCGGCAATATCGGCGGCGGCGGCTTTATGACGCTGTATATCGACGGCAAACCCTATTTCCTCGACTACCGCGAAGTGGCCCCCAAGGCCGCCAGCAAAACCCTATACCTGAACGAGAAAGGTGAAGTGATCGAAAATCTCAGCCTGGTGGGCAGCCGCGCCGCCGGCGTGCCGGGCACCGTGCTGGGGCTGTGGGAAGCCCACAAGCGCTTCGGCAAGCTGCCGTGGGCCGAACTGCTGACGCCGGCGATCGGCTACGCCCGGCAAGGTTTCACCGTGGCGGATCAGCAGTATCAGTACCGTGAAGACGCCAACAAGCTGTTCGCCGGTAAAACCAACTTTGGCGACTATTTCGGCGCCATGAAGCCCGGCACGGTGTTCAAACAGCCGGAGCTGGCCGCCACCCTCGAGCGCATCGCCAAGTCGGGCGCCGACGATTTTTATCACGGCGAAACCGCGCGCCTGCTGGTGGCGCAAATGCAGCGCGACAACGGGCTGATCGGCGCGGCGGATTTGGCCGACTATCGGGTGAAATGGCGTGAGCCGATGCGCATCAGCTGGCGCGGCAACACCGTATATACCGCCCCGCTGCCCAGCTCCGGCGGCATTGCGCTGGCGCAGCTGCTGGGGATAAAAGAAGATCGCGCCGCCGACTTCAAGGGTGTGCCGCTGAACTCGGCGCGCTATATCCACCTGCTGGCGGAAATCGAAAAGCGCGTGTTCGCCGATCGCGCCGACTACCTCGGCGACCCGGATTTCACTAAGGTGCCGGAAGCACAGCTGATCGCCCCCGACTACCTGCAAAAACGCGCCGCCGAAATCAACCCGACGGCGATCTCGCCGACCGAACAGGTGCGGCCAGGGCTGGAAACCCACCAAACCACCCACTTCTCGATCGTTGATGCCGCCGGCAACGCGGTCAGCAACACCTATACGCTCAACTGGGACTTCGGCAGCGGCGTGGTGGTCAAAGGCGCCGGCTTCCTGCTCAACGACGAGATGGACGATTTCAGCGCCAAACCCGGCGTCGCCAATGCCTTCGGCGTGGTGGGCAGCGACGCCAACGCCATCGAGCCGGGCAAGCGCATGCTCTCCTCGATGAGCCCGACCATCATCACCCGCGACGGCGAGGTCAGCCTGGTGATCGGCACGCCGGGCGGATCGCGCATCTTCACGTCGATCTTCCAGGTGATCAACAACCTCTACGATTACCATCTGCCGCTGGCGCAGGCGGTGGCCGCCCAGCGCGTGCACCATCAGCTGTTGCCGAAGGACACCCTGTACTATGACAGCTTTGCGCCGTTGACCGGCAAACCGGCGGAAGAGCTGAAAGCCATGGGCTACACCCTCGAAGATCAGGGCTGGAACATGGGGGACATTCAGGCTATCCGCATCGATGGCCGCACGCCGGAAACCGCGTCCGATCCGCGCGGCCGCGGCGTGGGCCTGGTGGTGAAAAAGTAACGCCCCGGCGGCCCGCCTCCGGTTAAACGGGCCGCCGCTCTCCCCGCACAGACTGCCGCTGCCCCCTTTTTCACTCATCTATACTGAATCGACAGGCCCGCGCTTAACGGCGACGGCTCCTGCGGTCCGTCTTGAACGATAAAGATAATATTCATAGTAAATCAATCACCTGCATTTATCGTAAGCGGTGTCGGAGGCAAGCAACATGGCGAAAAGACGAGCAGTACCCGGGGTTCATCCCTACGATGGGCCCGCCGGCGGTTGGGGCGCGCTGAAAGCGACGGCCATCGCCGTGCGCACGCAAATGGACACCTTAGAAGCGCCGGTGACGCTGATGCGCACCAACCAGCCCGACGGGTTTGATTGCCCGGGATGCGCATGGCCGGATAAAGAACATCGATCCACCTTCCAGTTCTGTGAAAACGGCGCCAAAGCCGTGACCTGGGAAGCGACCAGTAAGCGCGTGACGCCCGAGTTTCTGGCGCAAAACACCGTAACGTCGCTGCTGCAGAAAACCGATTATCAGTTGGAAGACTATGGCCGCCTGACAACCCCTTTGTTCTATGACGCCGGGACGGATACCCTACGCCCGCTGGCCTGGGACGAGGCGTTTCAACGCATCGCCGCCGTCTTGCAAACCCTGCCGCCGGAGCAGGTGGAGTTTTACACCTCCGGCCGGGCGTCCAATGAGGCGGCCTATCTGTTCCAGCTGTTTGCGCGGGAATTTGGCAGCAATAACTTCCCCGACTGTTCCAATATGTGCCATGAGCCGACCAGCGTAGGCCTGCCGCAGTCGATCGGCATCGGCAAAGGCACCGTGTCGCTGGATGACTTTGACAGCGCGGAGCTGGTTATCTCCATCGGGCACAATCCGGGCACCAATCATCCGCGCATGATGGGCACGCTGCATGAACTGGCGCGCAAAAAGGTGCCGATCATCGTGTTCAACCCGCTGCGCGAGCGGGCGCTCGAGCGTTTCACCGATCCGCAAAACGTCATCGAAATGGCGACCTACAGTTCGACCCCTATCGCTTCAACCTACTATCAGGTCAAAGCCGGCGGCGACGCCGCAGCGCTGAAAGGCATCGCCAAGGCGCTGCTGCAACTGGATGAAACACAGGGTAATGCCGTGGATCATGCCTTTATTGCCGAGCACACGGAAGGATTTGCCGCTTTCGCCGCCGATCTGGCGGCTACGCGTTGGGAGGCTATCGAAGCGGAGAGCGGCCTGGCGCGCCGGGATCTGGAACAGGTCGCCGCCGCCTACGCAAAATCTAACGCCACCATCGTGACCTACGGCATGGGCATTACGCAGCACAATAAAGGCACCGCCAACGTGCGTCTGATCGCCGATCTGCTGTTGCTGCGTGGCAACATCGGCAAACCGGGCGCCGGCATCTGCCCGCTGCGCGGCCATTCCAACGTGCAGGGCAACCGTACCGTCGGCATCACCGAAAAACCCTCGGCCGATTTTCTGACGAAGCTGGAAACGGTGTTTGGCTTCACGCCGCCCAAAGCCCACGGCCATGATGCCGTGAAATGCATGCAGGCGATGATCGACGGCACTTCGAAGGCGTTGATCTGCCTGGGCGGCAACTTCGCCGTGGCGCTGCCGGACCCCGAGCAGAGTTTCCCGGCGATGAAGGCGCTGAAATTAAGCGTGCATATCGGCACCAAACTCAACCGCAGCCATCTGTTGGTGGCGAAACAAACCCTCATTCTGCCCTGCCTGGGGCGCACCGAGCTGGATCTGCAGGCCGGCGGGCGGCAATCGGTGACGGTGGAGGATTCGATGTCTATGGTGCATGCCTCGTCCGGTAAACTCAAACCGGCGTCGGAACTGCTGCGTTCGGAACCCGCCATCGTGGCCGGCATGGCCAAAGCGGTGATGCCCGCCAGCAAGGTGCCCTGGGATGAGCTGATTGAAGATTACGATGTGATCCGCGATCTGATCGAAAAAACCATTCCTGGCTTCGACGATTACAACGCGCGCATCCGCCAGCCGGGCGGTTTCCGCATGCCGTTGCCGCCAACCGAGCGCCGGTGGCCGACGCCGACGGGCAAAGCGATGTTTTCCGTGTTCAGCGGGCTGCATGAAGACGAGACTGTCCCAGACCAAGAAACGCTGCGGCTGATTACGCTGCGCAGCCACGATCAGTACAACACCACCATCTATGCTCTGGATGATCGCTACCGCGGGGTTTTCGGCCGGCGCGACGTCTTGTTCATGAATGACAGCGATCTGCAACGTTTGGGGCTGGAGCATGGCGACGTCGTCGACCTGGAAACGGCGCTGCCCGGCTGCACTCAACGCCTGGAGGGCATCACGGTGATCGCCTACAACATTTCAGCCGGTTCGGTCGGCGCCTACTATCCGGAGGCCAACGTGCTGGTGCCGCTGCATTACATCGATGAGGAAAGCGGCACGCCTTCGTACAAATCGGTGCCGATCCGCGTGACGCTGAGATCCAAAGAGGTGCGCGAGGTCAACATCGCGTAGAGGGAACTCTACGGGCCCCCAAACTCTTGTCTGTTTGGGGGCCATTTTTTTATCCAGCTACGGGCAGCAGCTTATTTTCCGTTGGCTAATTCGCCGTACACCACCTGGCCGCGGAAACCGCGCCGCACCTGCTGGAACAGCTCGCGGAACGCCGGGTAATCCTGCGCCTGGCACAGCGCTTCCTTGCCGCGAATGGCGTTCACCTGCAGCTGATGATTGACGATCACCTGCTGCCCGTCGCGTCGCCACGCCACGCGATAGTCGCCCGCCGCATTACGGAACTGCCTGTCTTGCGGAATGGCGATGATCGGCACGTTGGCCGGCAGCTGCAGACGGTAGGTTTCGTCGTAGCGCTGTGCGCTGCAGTAGAACGGCGTTTCGTTGCCCGGCGCCGCCGTGGTGGTATACAGCGTGCGGAACGATTTGCCGCCGGGCGGATTCGGCAGCGTCATGCCGCCCACTACGCTGAAATCGACGTAGTCGTCCGCCTTGAAGCGGAAGCGGTAACCGAACTGTTTTTTGAGATCCAGCGGATCGCTGTTCATCGCCACCTCGCCGCTGCCGTCGATGCCGGAGGCGGACATGATCGACGCTTCGGCCTGCGCCCGGTTCTGCCGGTTGATCTGCGAGAAGTAGCCCCGCAGGTCAATCTCTTCCACTTCGCTCAGCCGACGCTCGGTTTGCCCGTGCAGATTGCCCGCTTTGTCGAACACGAAATCGACGCTCAGCGCGCTCTTGACCGGCTGCTCGTCGCTGCCCGGCGTGCGCGCCAGCTTGGCGTCGCGCGTCAGCAGCACCGGTGCCCCCAGGTCGCCTTCCGGCAGTTGCCCGAACCGCGCCCACGGATTGGTGGAGTCCAGGTACAGTTTGAATTCCGGCACGTAGGTGATGGCGTGGTTAAAGCGGCTGAGCAGCGGCACCTTAGGCAGTAACGGGCCTTCGTCCATGCCGATCAGCACCGGCGAGCTAGCAATGCCTTTGGCGGCGAGCAGCGCCTCCAGGATCACCACGTGGTCCTTACAGTCGCCGTAGTGGTTGTCGAGAATGCTCTGCGCCGAATTCGGCTCCAGCCCGCCGTTGCCCAGGTACACCGCCACGTAGCGAATGTTTTGCGCCACCCAGCGATAGAGCGCCTCCGCCTGCTCGCGCCGATCGCTGATGCCGGCGGTGATGTTGTCCGCCAGCGCCTGAATGCCCGGCGTCACCTGCGCCGCCGCGCCGGCCTTCAGCTGGTAGGCCTTGGCCAGCTGCGGCCACTCGCGGTAGGTGCTGGCCATGATGGTCGGGCTGAAGGTCCAGCTGTCCGCCGCCCAGTTTTGTGATTTCATCGGCGCGCTACGCGAATAATGCCAGCGCCAGTGCGCCTGCCCGTCGCGGATCTGCGGCTGGTCCCCACCTTCCACGCCGCGCGTGAAGATATGCATCGGCAGCCTGGCCGGCGCCTGCAGCGTCACTTCGGCGTCGTCGAACTGGTCGAAAACGCTGAACGTCTCCCACAGGCCGAAATAGTCGGGGAAATACGGGGTGTTTTGCGTGCGGCGCAGCTCATACACCACGCGCGATCCCGGCGCCAGGTTGGAGAACACGATGACGCGCACTTTGCGGTCGGCATACAGCGGCGCCGTGGCGCTGGAGTAGCTTTCCTGGGTATAGATGCGATCGGGCGCCACGTCGTGGCGCTGGCCGTCGGCGGTCAGCGTGTAGGCGGCGACCACCTCCAGCGTTTCCATTTTTTCGCTGTAGCTCAGGCGGATCTGGCTGAATTTCTCGACCGCCGCCTTGGTCTTCAGCAGCATTTCGTAGCTTTCCGTTTTCACGTTGGTGGCGTTGGCGTTGACGCGGTAATCCGCGCGATAGCGTACGAAGCTGAAATCGTTGTTGGCCGTGTCGTTCTGGCCCTGATCCGCCGCGGCGGGCGGTGCAACGGCCAACACGGTGGCCGGGTGCGTTGCCGTCAAACCGGCGAATAACAGCAGGGAAGGAATAGCGATTTTCATCTTCGGTCCTTGAAGGGCAATAAACGGCGACGCCGGGCTACGCGCCCGTCCCGGCGTCAAAACAGGCGGGCACACTAATATAATTGAGAATCATTTTCAATAAACGGACCTTCAACGCCGGGGCTACCCCTGTTCGATCAGCATCACGGCGGTGGTCTCCGGCTCCAGCGCCTCGAAAACGTGCTCGCGATCGGCGGAGTAGCTGATGTAATCGCCGGCGCTCAGCTCCAGCGGCTGGTCCGCCGGCCCGAGGCGTGCCCGCCCGCTGCTGATGATCACATGCTCGACGGTGCCGGGGGGATGCGGCCGGGAAAGTTTGGCTTCGCCGGGCTGCACCCGCAGCCGGTAAATGTCGCGCTGCGCCCCCGGCGGGCAGGTGGCCAGCAGCGTGGCGGCGTAGTTGCCCTGCTCCGACAGCGCCGGCGTACCTTCATGGGCGCGGATCACTTGCACCTGCCTGCTCGGCTGTGAAATCAGCCGGCTGACCGGCACGTCCAGCGCCATCGCCAGCGCCCACAGCGTTTCCAGGCTGGGATTGCCGCTGCCGGCTTCCAGCTGCGACAGCGTGGATTTGGCGATGCCCGCTCGCTTCGCCAGTTCGGTCACCGACAGGTTCAACCGCTCCCGCTCGCGGCGGATTGCCGCCGACAGCAGGCCGATAGGCGTGATGTTCTGCATCCGATCGTCACTCATTGTTCGCTATGCCATCCATTTGTTCGGCTTGACGAACACTCGTGTTAGTGTTCATCATAATGTTCGATTGTTCATTTTAATGATTAAGCCGCTTCACCACAAGTACGGCCAGGCAACGAAGGAAACAACATGAAAACGAAAACGCGCGGTGCAGTGCAAATGATCCTCGCCATGACCATCTCCGGCACCGTGGGGTGGCCGGTGCTCGTTTTGGGGCAGCCGCCTGCGACGGTGGTGTTTTGGCGCTGCGCGTTCGGCGCGCTGGCCATGCTGGCGACCTGCGCCGCACTCGGTCAGTTGAAACAAGGCGCGATCAACCGCCGCCAGCTGGCCTTCGCCATTCTGGGGGGGATCGCCCTGGTGCTCAATTGGACGCTGCTGTTTGCCGCCTATCAGCATGCTTCGATCGCTGTCGCCACCGTCACCTACCACGTTCAGCCGTTCATGTTGGTGGCGCTGGGGGCGCTGCTGTTCGGCGAAAAACTGACGGCCGATCGGCTGGGCTGGCTTCTGCTGGCGTTCGCGGGGGTGGTGTTGATCGTCGCCGGCCGGCAAAACGGCGGCAGCGGCGATGGCTACCTGCTTGGCGTGGCGCTGGCGCTGGGCGCAGCCCTGATGTACGCCATTGCGGCGGCGATCGTCAAACAGCTGGCCGCGCTGCCGCCGCAGCTGATCGTGTTGATTCAGCTGACCGTCGGCGCGTTGGCGCTGGCGCCGTTCGCCGGCCTGGCTACGCCGCCTGCGGCCCCCCTCGACTGGCTGCTGCTGGCGACCCTCGGCCTGGTGCATACCGGTTTGATGTCCACGTTGCTATATGGCGCCATTCAGAAGATCCCCACGGCCCTGGTCGGCGCCCTGTCGTTCATCTACCCGGCGGTGGCGATCGTGGTGGACTGGGCGGTGTTCGGCCACCGCCTCAGCCTGCTGCAGCTGCTGGGCACGCTGGCGATCCTGGGCGCCGCGGCGGGCATGATGTTTTATAAACGCCATTCAATCTCAACAGCAGCCGAGCCTGCCGTCGTGAGACAGAAAAATAAATGAGCATAAACGAATACCGAGGGCGTTTTATGTCTAACCTTATTATCGATGCCGCCACTCAGCCTATTTAATCCATTCTAATTATTAAGCATGAAAATAATTAGAATATTTACCTTGCGTGTGGAGAAATATCAATATGAGCAATACCGGTGAGACATTAATCAATGCCATCGTCAGCAATAATTCTCTGATGGCAATAAATAATTGCCCTGGCGTTCCCGCCCAAATGAGCCGGGCCGTTTATGGCAAAACGCAGGA
It includes:
- a CDS encoding LysR substrate-binding domain-containing protein, with protein sequence MLKHWPPLSALRGFEAAARLGSFHQAAEELHLTQSAISQQIRSLEAFLEQPLFFRTGRSVALTDAGHDLFSTAQVMLQQLAVGIRRLDQYRKPNQLIVNTTPAFARHWLMPRLGDFNRQHPQVDLWLFTSFEPPNMATDSIDLAIRDDLSAQADCSFNVLCSDRLYPACHPSLLALAAEQRVTLHGEREMDWSHWTVAGGAHVGQRDSGLNFSDPGLLLDAACNGLGIALVSQLLAQHARDAGLLQPLTEQRVRGANWAWLLHRDSEHNPLARHFCQWLQSALPAGA
- the ggt gene encoding gamma-glutamyltransferase, yielding MSAGLLKTIALSVALACTVPTAFAADLTAGAVAAPDQYGAKVAAHILQAGGNAVDAAVATAFTLAVTYPEAGNIGGGGFMTLYIDGKPYFLDYREVAPKAASKTLYLNEKGEVIENLSLVGSRAAGVPGTVLGLWEAHKRFGKLPWAELLTPAIGYARQGFTVADQQYQYREDANKLFAGKTNFGDYFGAMKPGTVFKQPELAATLERIAKSGADDFYHGETARLLVAQMQRDNGLIGAADLADYRVKWREPMRISWRGNTVYTAPLPSSGGIALAQLLGIKEDRAADFKGVPLNSARYIHLLAEIEKRVFADRADYLGDPDFTKVPEAQLIAPDYLQKRAAEINPTAISPTEQVRPGLETHQTTHFSIVDAAGNAVSNTYTLNWDFGSGVVVKGAGFLLNDEMDDFSAKPGVANAFGVVGSDANAIEPGKRMLSSMSPTIITRDGEVSLVIGTPGGSRIFTSIFQVINNLYDYHLPLAQAVAAQRVHHQLLPKDTLYYDSFAPLTGKPAEELKAMGYTLEDQGWNMGDIQAIRIDGRTPETASDPRGRGVGLVVKK
- a CDS encoding FdhF/YdeP family oxidoreductase, whose amino-acid sequence is MAKRRAVPGVHPYDGPAGGWGALKATAIAVRTQMDTLEAPVTLMRTNQPDGFDCPGCAWPDKEHRSTFQFCENGAKAVTWEATSKRVTPEFLAQNTVTSLLQKTDYQLEDYGRLTTPLFYDAGTDTLRPLAWDEAFQRIAAVLQTLPPEQVEFYTSGRASNEAAYLFQLFAREFGSNNFPDCSNMCHEPTSVGLPQSIGIGKGTVSLDDFDSAELVISIGHNPGTNHPRMMGTLHELARKKVPIIVFNPLRERALERFTDPQNVIEMATYSSTPIASTYYQVKAGGDAAALKGIAKALLQLDETQGNAVDHAFIAEHTEGFAAFAADLAATRWEAIEAESGLARRDLEQVAAAYAKSNATIVTYGMGITQHNKGTANVRLIADLLLLRGNIGKPGAGICPLRGHSNVQGNRTVGITEKPSADFLTKLETVFGFTPPKAHGHDAVKCMQAMIDGTSKALICLGGNFAVALPDPEQSFPAMKALKLSVHIGTKLNRSHLLVAKQTLILPCLGRTELDLQAGGRQSVTVEDSMSMVHASSGKLKPASELLRSEPAIVAGMAKAVMPASKVPWDELIEDYDVIRDLIEKTIPGFDDYNARIRQPGGFRMPLPPTERRWPTPTGKAMFSVFSGLHEDETVPDQETLRLITLRSHDQYNTTIYALDDRYRGVFGRRDVLFMNDSDLQRLGLEHGDVVDLETALPGCTQRLEGITVIAYNISAGSVGAYYPEANVLVPLHYIDEESGTPSYKSVPIRVTLRSKEVREVNIA
- a CDS encoding DUF3857 domain-containing protein — translated: MKIAIPSLLLFAGLTATHPATVLAVAPPAAADQGQNDTANNDFSFVRYRADYRVNANATNVKTESYEMLLKTKAAVEKFSQIRLSYSEKMETLEVVAAYTLTADGQRHDVAPDRIYTQESYSSATAPLYADRKVRVIVFSNLAPGSRVVYELRRTQNTPYFPDYFGLWETFSVFDQFDDAEVTLQAPARLPMHIFTRGVEGGDQPQIRDGQAHWRWHYSRSAPMKSQNWAADSWTFSPTIMASTYREWPQLAKAYQLKAGAAAQVTPGIQALADNITAGISDRREQAEALYRWVAQNIRYVAVYLGNGGLEPNSAQSILDNHYGDCKDHVVILEALLAAKGIASSPVLIGMDEGPLLPKVPLLSRFNHAITYVPEFKLYLDSTNPWARFGQLPEGDLGAPVLLTRDAKLARTPGSDEQPVKSALSVDFVFDKAGNLHGQTERRLSEVEEIDLRGYFSQINRQNRAQAEASIMSASGIDGSGEVAMNSDPLDLKKQFGYRFRFKADDYVDFSVVGGMTLPNPPGGKSFRTLYTTTAAPGNETPFYCSAQRYDETYRLQLPANVPIIAIPQDRQFRNAAGDYRVAWRRDGQQVIVNHQLQVNAIRGKEALCQAQDYPAFRELFQQVRRGFRGQVVYGELANGK
- a CDS encoding helix-turn-helix domain-containing protein, whose amino-acid sequence is MSDDRMQNITPIGLLSAAIRRERERLNLSVTELAKRAGIAKSTLSQLEAGSGNPSLETLWALAMALDVPVSRLISQPSRQVQVIRAHEGTPALSEQGNYAATLLATCPPGAQRDIYRLRVQPGEAKLSRPHPPGTVEHVIISSGRARLGPADQPLELSAGDYISYSADREHVFEALEPETTAVMLIEQG
- a CDS encoding DMT family transporter, which gives rise to MKTKTRGAVQMILAMTISGTVGWPVLVLGQPPATVVFWRCAFGALAMLATCAALGQLKQGAINRRQLAFAILGGIALVLNWTLLFAAYQHASIAVATVTYHVQPFMLVALGALLFGEKLTADRLGWLLLAFAGVVLIVAGRQNGGSGDGYLLGVALALGAALMYAIAAAIVKQLAALPPQLIVLIQLTVGALALAPFAGLATPPAAPLDWLLLATLGLVHTGLMSTLLYGAIQKIPTALVGALSFIYPAVAIVVDWAVFGHRLSLLQLLGTLAILGAAAGMMFYKRHSISTAAEPAVVRQKNK